In one Nicotiana sylvestris chromosome 8, ASM39365v2, whole genome shotgun sequence genomic region, the following are encoded:
- the LOC104222524 gene encoding protein PHOX1, producing the protein MGKPTGKKKTQVASKSSDANVKHGKSVPERTSKAIDEDTAVFISMSQELKEEGNRLFQKRDHEGAMLKYEKALKLLPGNHIDVAYLHTNMAACYMQIGLGEYPRAITECNLALDVAPKYSKALLRRAKCYESLNRLELALRDVNRVLSIEPNNLTALEIADQVKKAMEEKGLKIEEVVLPQESVEPPTAPVSTKVVKDKSKKKKSNKFDRKKVLEVEEKKVEEVGEKKAEDKVVVEEKRSVKEEKMVTRTVKLVLGEDIRWAQIPVGCSIRLVRDIVLDRFPNLKGALIKYRDQEGDLVTITTTDELRLVESSAGSQGSLRLYVVEVTPDKEPAYEGMSGEEDVNSSSNKSTIVTEDGHVEKERELNKGTTCVEDWIVQFARIFKNHVGFDSDSYLDLHEISMKLYSDAVEDTVTSEEAQELFEIAAAKFQEMAALSLFNWGNVHMSRARKRVYFTEEGSQESILEQVKSAYRWAKKEYEMAGSRYEEALRLKPDFYEGLLAVGQQQFEQAKLSWYYLIGSKVELETGTCAEILELYNKAEDSMERGTEMWEEMEEQRLNGLSKNEEYKALLQKMGLDDLLKDKPAEEAEEQAANMRSQIYLLWGTILYERSVVEFKLGLPTWEECLEVAMEKFELAGASQIDIAVMIKNHCSNETALEGFKVDEIVQAWKEMYDTNRWQTGVPAFRLEPLFRRRIPTLHTVLENL; encoded by the exons ATGGGGAAGCCCACTGGGAAGAAGAAAACTCAAGTGGCATCAAAATCTAGTGATGCAAATGTGAAACATGGTAAATCTGTTCCAGAGCGTACTTCTAAAGCGATCGACGAGGACACTGCTGTATTCATCAGTATGTCTCAAGAATTGAAGGAAGAAGGAAACAGGCTTTTTCAGAAACGTGATCACGAGGGTGCTATGTTGAAGTATGAGAAGGCTCTCAAGTTGCTTCCCGGGAACCATATTGATGTTGCCTATTTGCATACTAACATGGCTGCTTGCTATATGCAAATTGGCCTTGGCGAATACCCAAGAGCAATAACTGAATGCAACTTGGCGCTTGATGTTGCTCCAAAGTATAGTAAAGCTTTGTTGAGGAGAGCCAAGTGTTATGAGTCATTGAATAGGCTTGAGTTGGCTTTAAGGGATGTGAACCGTGTTTTGAGTATTGAACCAAATAATTTGACTGCATTGGAGATTGCAGACCAGGTTAAAAAGGCAATGGAAGAGAAAGGTCTGAAAATTGAAGAAGTAGTATTACCCCAAGAATCTGTTGAGCCCCCTACTGCTCCAGTTTCTACCAAGGTTGTGAAGGATAAGTCGAAAAAGAAGAAGAGCAACAAATTTGACAGAAAGAAAGTTTTGGAAGTTGAGGAAAAGAAGGTTGAGGAGGTCGGAGAAAAGAAGGCTGAGGACAAGGTGGTTGTGGAGGAGAAGAGAAGTGTTAAGGAAGAAAAGATGGTGACGAGAACAGTCAAATTGGTACTTGGGGAGGATATTAGATGGGCACAAATACCAGTTGGTTGCAGTATTAGACTGGTGAGGGACATAGTTCTAGATCGATTTCCAAACTTGAAGGGTGCACTTATCAAGTATAGGGATCAAGAAGGTGACCTGGTTACTATCACTACTACTGATGAGCTTAGGTTGGTTGAATCATCTGCAGGTTCTCAGGGTTCTTTAAGACTCTATGTTGTAGAAGTTACTCCAGATAAAGAACCTGCATACGAGGGAATGAGTGGTGAAGAAGATGTGAATTCCAGCAGTAACAAATCAACTATAGTCACAGAGGATGGACATGTTGAGAAAGAAAGGGAACTGAATAAAGGGACAACTTGTGTTGAAGACTGGATTGTCCAATTTGCAAGGATTTTCAAGAATCATGTCGGCTTTGATTCCGACTCATATCTGGATCTTCATGAGATAAGTATGAAACTATACTCCGATGCTGTAGAGGACACTGTTACAAGTGAAGAAGCACAAGAGCTTTTTGAAATTGCTGCAGCTAAGTTCCAAGAGATGGCAGCTTTGTCTTTGTTTAATTGGGGAAATGTTCATATGTCCAGAGCAAGGAAGCGGGTATACTTTACTGAAGAGGGTTCTCAGGAGTCTATATTGGAACAGGTTAAATCTGCATATAGATGGGCAAAAAAAGAATATGAAATGGCAGGAAGTAGGTATGAAGAAGCTCTTAGGCTCAAACCAGATTTCTATGAAGGCCTTCTTGCAGTTGGTCAACAGCAGTTTGAACAAGCAAAACTCTCCTGGTACTATTTGATTGGAAGTAAAGTTGAGTTAGAGACAGGGACATGTGCAGAGATCTTGGAGCTTTATAACAAGGCTGAGGATAGTATGGAAAGAGGAACCGAAATGTGGGAAGAGATGGAAGAACAGCGTCTTAATGGACTCTCCAAAAATGAAGAATATAAAGCACTGTTGCAGAAAATGGGATTGGATGATCTACTAAAAGATAAACCGGCTGAAGAAGCTGAAGAGCAGGCTGCAAACATGAGGTCTCAGATTTACCTCTTATGGGGTACCATACTCTATGAACGTTCCGTGGTGGAATTTAAGCTGGGATTACCAACTTGGGAAGAATGTTTGGAggttgcaatggaaaagtttgaGCTAGCTGGAGCATCTCAAATTGATATCGCGGTTATGATAAAGAACCACTGTTCCAATGAAACTGCTCTTGAAG GTTTCAAGGTTGATGAGATAGTACAGGCATGGAAAGAGATGTATGATACTAATAGGTGGCAGACTGGGGTGCCAGCTTTCAGGCTAGAACCATTATTCCGTCGCCGTATTCCGACCCTCCATACTGTCTTGGAAAATCTTTAA